In one Solanum dulcamara chromosome 1, daSolDulc1.2, whole genome shotgun sequence genomic region, the following are encoded:
- the LOC129888742 gene encoding 2-oxoglutarate-dependent dioxygenase AOP2-like: MAAAQVEPKLPIIEFTDEKLGCGTSSWISTSREIRCALEEYGCFGAVYKKVMPELREAMFDHCKELFQLPLETKLQNTCDVYGFGYGGNFGTMPLAEFFGVVNGETLDATKDFANKMWPNDKVHKYCEESISYSKLIAELDDAIIRMMLASYGVEKHYEALKHSCMYLMRLIRYRSPKKNEKNIGHLPHRDKSFMGIIDTNQVGGLEMQTRDGKWITFHPSSHKTLVIIAGEPFTAWSNGRVYAPKHRVIMKGAEDKYSLALFSFMKGTIEVPEELIDEENPQQFKSFDNFQYLKYCATHDSKVKDPLKAYCGV, encoded by the exons ATGGCTGCAGCTCAAGTAGAACCGAAACTTCCGATTATTGAGTTCACAGATGAGAAGTTGGGGTGCGGCACAAGCTCATGGATATCGACGTCTCGAGAAATCCGATGTGCGTTGGAAGAGTACGGTTGCTTTGGGGCAGTGTACAAGAAAGTCATGCCGGAGCTAAGGGAAGCCATGTTCGATCACTGCAAGGAGTTGTTCCAACTTCCCTTGGAAACTAAACTCCAAAATACTTGTGATGTTTATGGTTTTGGGTATGGTGGGAATTTTGGTACAATGCCTCTTGCGGAATTTTTTGGCGTCGTCAATGGTGAAACTCTTGACGCAACCAAGGATTTTGCCAACAAGATGTGGCCAAATGACAAAGTCCACAAATATTG TGAAGAATCgatttcatattcaaaattaattgCTGAACTGGACGATGCGATAATCCGCATGATGTTGGCAAGTTATGGCGTAGAGAAACACTATGAGGCTCTAAAACATTCATGTATGTATTTGATGAGATTAATTAGATATAGAAGCccaaaaaagaatgaaaaaaatataggcCATTTACCTCATAGAGACAAGTCATTCATGGGAATTATCGACACTAATCAAGTGGGAGGTTTGGAGATGCAAACAAGAGATGGCAAGTGGATCACCTTTCATCCCTCTTCTCATAAAACTCTTGTCATCATAGCTGGAGAGCCATTCACg GCATGGAGCAATGGTAGGGTATATGCACCAAAACACAGAGTGATTATGAAAGGAGCAGAAGATAAGTATTCACTAGCATTGTTCTCTTTTATGAAAGGGACGATTGAAGTACCAGAGGAGTTAATTGATGAAGAGAACCCACAGCAATTCAAGTCATTTGATAACTTTCAATATCTGAAATACTGTGCAACACATGACTCCAAAGTGAAAGATCCCTTAAAAGCCTATTGTGGTGTTTGA